The following are encoded in a window of Solidesulfovibrio magneticus RS-1 genomic DNA:
- a CDS encoding glycosyltransferase family protein produces MAAPGTFNILMYSHDTYGLGHLRRTMAIAEHLRHRGVNILILTGSPLAGRYETPEGVDFVRIPGMIKKTNEEYLPLSIKINARHALNIRRNIIVATAKAFQPHVFIVDKAPMGLRREVIPTLKWLKRRMPRTRTILGLRDIMDDAASTSREWREKGVYEVLDQYYSEIWVYGNREFYDPIAEYAIPEHISRKMVFTGYIPRRVPLPNAMNPIRREEKIAPEDKLVVVTTGGGGDGYPLMDAYLRMLEQGGGPRHRVIFVSGPFMPRPEREAVARRAAAVKARFYHFYRRMETLMGLADAIVTMGGYNTTCEILSQAKPSLVVPREVPRLEQRIRAEVLSRQGLIEFLPWDELSPDTIRAKLNRLLADPAPYKAAMARFPFTGLSVISHRINAFRQEACRAEADIACPNGK; encoded by the coding sequence ATGGCAGCGCCCGGCACTTTCAACATCCTGATGTATTCCCACGACACCTACGGTCTGGGACATCTGCGGCGCACCATGGCCATTGCCGAGCACCTGCGGCATCGGGGCGTCAATATCCTCATTCTCACCGGCTCGCCCCTGGCCGGACGCTACGAGACCCCCGAAGGCGTGGATTTCGTGCGCATCCCCGGCATGATCAAGAAGACCAATGAGGAATACCTGCCCCTTTCCATCAAGATCAACGCCCGCCACGCCTTAAACATCCGCCGCAACATCATCGTGGCCACGGCCAAGGCCTTCCAGCCCCACGTGTTCATCGTGGACAAGGCCCCCATGGGACTGCGTCGCGAGGTCATCCCCACGCTCAAGTGGCTCAAGCGCCGGATGCCGCGCACCCGCACCATCCTCGGGCTTCGCGACATCATGGACGACGCCGCCTCCACCAGCCGCGAATGGCGGGAAAAAGGCGTCTACGAAGTCCTCGACCAGTACTATTCCGAAATATGGGTCTACGGTAACCGCGAATTCTACGATCCCATCGCCGAATACGCCATTCCCGAACACATCAGCCGCAAGATGGTCTTCACCGGCTATATCCCGCGCCGGGTGCCGCTGCCCAACGCCATGAACCCCATCCGCCGTGAGGAAAAGATCGCCCCCGAGGACAAGCTCGTGGTGGTGACCACCGGCGGCGGCGGCGACGGCTATCCCCTCATGGACGCCTATCTGCGCATGTTGGAGCAGGGCGGCGGCCCACGCCATCGGGTCATCTTCGTCTCCGGCCCGTTCATGCCCCGGCCCGAACGCGAGGCCGTGGCCCGTCGCGCCGCCGCCGTCAAGGCGCGGTTCTACCACTTCTACCGCCGCATGGAGACGCTCATGGGACTGGCCGACGCCATCGTCACCATGGGCGGCTACAACACCACCTGCGAAATCCTGTCCCAGGCCAAACCGTCCCTGGTCGTGCCCCGCGAAGTGCCGCGCCTGGAACAACGCATCCGGGCCGAAGTCCTCAGCCGCCAGGGCCTGATCGAATTTCTGCCCTGGGACGAACTCTCCCCGGACACCATCCGGGCCAAGCTCAACCGGCTCCTGGCCGATCCCGCGCCCTACAAGGCGGCCATGGCCCGCTTCCCCTTCACCGGCCTGTCCGTCATCTCCCATCGCATCAACGCCTTCCGCCAGGAAGCCTGCCGCGCCGAAGCCGACATCGCCTGCCCGAACGGGAAGTGA
- a CDS encoding FAD-dependent oxidoreductase, with protein sequence MALFGNDKKKKAADQKPQEPAAPKRLIPEDSLPELRKFFDGMQESVELVVFTDPRQNTPYNAFMESLCRELAEIADKITARFLGLDSPEAKLYEVDFSPTLLLAPDRCRIRYLGAPLGEEARTLVETIMRLSAGKSGLSQISRQLLQELEDKRHVQVFVNPSCPYCPGQVGNAFRAAVERPDLVSAWCVDSSQHPKLADRYHVGSVPHTVINETFSTLGLLPEERFVVELVTLRPAEELMAEQRAAAGVQTPGGYPVKEVDVVIAGAGPAGLTAAVYAVRSGLSAVVLEKNVIGGQVAVTPVVENYPGFASVPGKRLMEMIAEQARGYADIHEGEGIDEVKVGKHVEVYTDKSVYVAKALILATGASWRKLGAPGEDRYFGFGVSYCSTCDGYLYREKKAVVVGGGNTALTDALHLKNLGVDVTLVHRRTEFRAEKHLQDALAASGIPTILGANVVEILGDEAKVTGVRLLGADGKEQEIAADAVFVAIGLNPNTEIAQELGLNLDANGYIVADRAKRTSIPRIYAAGDVTGGSQQIVNAVGDGSTAALSAFEDIAHPYWKKTRPA encoded by the coding sequence ATGGCCCTTTTCGGCAACGACAAGAAAAAGAAAGCGGCGGATCAGAAACCCCAGGAGCCGGCTGCGCCCAAGCGGCTGATCCCCGAGGACAGCCTGCCGGAACTGCGGAAGTTCTTTGACGGAATGCAGGAATCGGTGGAGTTGGTGGTTTTCACCGACCCGCGCCAGAACACGCCCTACAACGCCTTCATGGAATCCCTGTGCCGGGAGCTGGCCGAGATCGCCGACAAGATCACGGCCCGGTTTCTGGGCTTGGACAGCCCCGAGGCCAAGCTCTACGAGGTGGATTTTTCCCCGACGTTGCTTCTCGCCCCGGACCGCTGCCGGATTCGCTACCTTGGCGCGCCCCTGGGCGAGGAGGCCCGCACCCTGGTCGAGACCATCATGCGCCTGTCGGCCGGCAAGAGCGGCCTGTCCCAGATTTCCCGCCAGCTGTTGCAGGAGCTTGAGGACAAGCGCCACGTCCAGGTGTTCGTCAATCCCTCGTGCCCCTATTGTCCGGGCCAGGTGGGCAACGCCTTTCGGGCCGCCGTGGAGCGGCCGGATCTTGTCTCGGCCTGGTGCGTGGATTCCTCCCAGCATCCCAAGCTCGCCGATCGCTACCATGTCGGCAGCGTGCCGCATACGGTGATAAACGAGACCTTTTCCACCTTGGGGCTTTTGCCCGAGGAGCGGTTCGTGGTGGAACTGGTGACCTTGCGGCCCGCCGAAGAGCTTATGGCCGAGCAGCGCGCCGCCGCTGGGGTGCAGACGCCCGGCGGTTATCCGGTCAAGGAGGTGGACGTGGTCATCGCCGGGGCCGGCCCGGCCGGGCTGACCGCCGCCGTCTACGCCGTGCGCAGCGGGCTTTCCGCCGTGGTACTGGAGAAAAACGTCATCGGCGGCCAGGTGGCCGTGACGCCGGTGGTCGAGAACTACCCGGGATTCGCCAGTGTGCCGGGCAAGCGGCTCATGGAGATGATCGCCGAGCAGGCCCGCGGCTACGCCGACATCCACGAAGGCGAGGGCATCGACGAGGTCAAGGTCGGCAAGCATGTCGAGGTCTACACCGACAAGTCGGTCTATGTGGCCAAGGCCTTGATCCTGGCCACGGGCGCGTCCTGGCGCAAGCTCGGCGCGCCTGGGGAAGACCGCTACTTCGGCTTTGGCGTGAGCTACTGCTCCACCTGCGACGGCTACCTCTACCGCGAGAAAAAGGCCGTGGTGGTCGGCGGCGGCAACACGGCGCTCACCGACGCCCTGCACCTCAAAAACCTGGGCGTGGACGTGACCCTGGTGCACCGCCGCACCGAGTTTCGGGCCGAGAAGCACTTGCAGGACGCCCTGGCCGCCTCGGGCATCCCCACCATACTGGGGGCCAATGTGGTGGAAATCCTGGGCGACGAGGCCAAGGTGACAGGCGTGCGGTTGCTTGGGGCCGACGGCAAGGAGCAGGAGATCGCCGCCGACGCCGTGTTCGTGGCCATCGGGCTTAATCCCAACACCGAAATTGCCCAGGAACTGGGGCTGAATCTCGACGCCAACGGCTATATCGTCGCCGACCGGGCCAAGCGCACCTCCATCCCGCGCATCTACGCCGCCGGCGACGTCACCGGCGGTTCCCAGCAGATCGTCAACGCCGTGGGCGACGGCTCCACCGCGGCCCTGTCGGCCTTCGAGGACATCGCCCATCCCTACTGGAAAAAGACCAGGCCGGCCTAG